Proteins encoded by one window of Serratia nevei:
- the gshB gene encoding glutathione synthase, giving the protein MIKLGIVMDPIDSINIKKDTSFAMLLEAQRRGYELHYMEMNDLYLHAGDGRARTRLLSVKEDKENWFSFGSEQDLALHDLDVILMRKDPPFDTEYIYATYILERAEVKGTLVVNKPQSLRDCNEKLFTAWFPELTPDTLVSRSAAHIRKFHQQHGDVILKPLDGMGGASIFRVKQDDPNLSVIIETLTEHGSRFCMAQNFLPAIKDGDKRILVVDGEPVPYCLARIPAQGETRGNLAAGGRGEARPLSESDWKIARAVAPTLKEKGLIFVGLDVIGDRLTEINVTSPTCAREIEAAFPISITGMLMDAIEKRLAAK; this is encoded by the coding sequence ATGATTAAGCTCGGCATCGTGATGGACCCTATCGACTCCATCAACATCAAGAAAGACACCAGCTTCGCCATGCTGCTCGAAGCGCAGCGCCGCGGTTACGAATTGCACTACATGGAGATGAACGATCTCTATCTGCACGCCGGTGACGGGCGCGCCCGCACCCGCCTGCTGAGCGTGAAGGAAGACAAGGAGAACTGGTTCAGCTTCGGCAGCGAGCAGGATCTGGCGCTGCACGATCTGGACGTGATCCTGATGCGCAAGGATCCGCCGTTCGATACCGAATACATCTACGCGACCTACATTCTGGAGCGCGCCGAAGTCAAAGGCACGCTGGTGGTCAACAAGCCGCAAAGCCTGCGCGACTGCAACGAGAAGCTGTTCACCGCCTGGTTCCCGGAACTGACGCCGGACACGCTGGTCAGCCGCAGCGCCGCGCACATCCGCAAATTCCACCAGCAGCACGGCGACGTCATCCTGAAGCCGCTAGACGGCATGGGCGGCGCGTCTATCTTCCGCGTGAAGCAGGACGATCCTAACCTGTCGGTGATCATCGAAACCCTGACCGAACACGGCAGCCGTTTCTGCATGGCGCAGAACTTCCTGCCGGCGATCAAGGACGGCGACAAACGCATTCTGGTCGTCGACGGCGAGCCGGTGCCTTACTGCCTGGCGCGCATTCCGGCGCAGGGCGAGACCCGTGGCAACCTGGCGGCCGGCGGCCGCGGCGAAGCGCGTCCGCTGAGCGAGAGCGACTGGAAAATCGCCCGCGCCGTCGCGCCGACGCTGAAAGAGAAAGGGCTGATCTTCGTCGGCCTGGACGTGATCGGCGATCGCCTGACCGAAATCAACGTGACCAGCCCAACCTGCGCGCGCGAAATTGAGGCGGCATTCCCGATCTCGATTACCGGCATGCTGATGGACGCGATTGAAAAGCGCCTGGCGGCGAAGTAA
- a CDS encoding YqgE/AlgH family protein, with protein MNLQHHFLIAMPTLQDPRFKRSVIYVCEHNEEGAMGLVINKPVEQFTVATVLSKLKIMPPARDPAISLDKPVFAGGPLADDRGFILHTPRHGFGASIQISPNTMITTSKDVLETLGTPEQPDDVLVALGYAGWEKGQLEQEVLENAWLTIEANTDILFRTPIASRWREAGNLLGIDIRSIANHAGHA; from the coding sequence ATGAATTTACAGCACCATTTTCTGATCGCCATGCCCACCCTGCAGGATCCTCGCTTCAAACGCTCGGTGATTTACGTCTGCGAGCACAACGAAGAAGGCGCCATGGGTTTGGTGATCAATAAACCGGTGGAGCAGTTCACGGTAGCCACGGTACTGAGCAAGCTGAAGATCATGCCACCTGCGCGCGATCCGGCCATCAGCCTGGACAAGCCGGTGTTCGCCGGCGGCCCGCTGGCGGACGATCGCGGATTTATCCTGCATACGCCGCGCCACGGCTTCGGTGCCAGCATTCAAATTTCCCCCAACACCATGATCACCACCTCGAAAGACGTGCTGGAAACGCTCGGCACCCCGGAACAACCGGACGACGTGCTGGTGGCGCTGGGTTATGCAGGTTGGGAAAAGGGCCAGCTGGAGCAGGAGGTGTTGGAGAACGCCTGGCTGACCATCGAGGCCAACACCGACATTCTGTTCCGCACGCCGATCGCCAGCCGTTGGCGCGAGGCGGGGAACCTTCTGGGTATCGACATTCGCAGCATCGCCAACCACGCAGGACACGCCTGA
- the ruvX gene encoding Holliday junction resolvase RuvX — translation MSNRTIIAFDFGTKSIGAAVGQELTGSARALPAFKAQDGSPDWLKIEKLLKEWQPDLVVVGLPLNMDGTEQPVTAQARKFANRLHGRFGIQIDLHDERLSTVEARANLFDRGGFRALDKGSVDSASAVVILESWFERQLG, via the coding sequence ATGAGCAACCGCACCATTATCGCCTTCGACTTCGGCACCAAAAGCATCGGCGCGGCCGTCGGCCAGGAGTTGACCGGCAGCGCCCGCGCCCTGCCGGCCTTCAAAGCGCAGGACGGCTCGCCGGACTGGCTGAAAATCGAAAAGCTGCTGAAGGAGTGGCAGCCGGATCTGGTGGTGGTCGGCCTGCCGCTGAACATGGACGGCACCGAACAACCGGTGACCGCCCAGGCGCGCAAGTTCGCCAACCGCCTGCACGGCCGCTTCGGCATCCAGATCGATCTGCATGACGAGCGCCTGAGCACCGTGGAAGCGCGCGCCAACCTGTTCGATCGCGGCGGCTTCCGCGCGCTCGACAAAGGCAGCGTGGATTCCGCCTCTGCGGTGGTGATCCTCGAAAGCTGGTTCGAACGGCAGCTGGGTTAA
- a CDS encoding type IV pilus twitching motility protein PilT: MDIDEFVALSVKHNASDLHLCAGHPPMLRIDGELQPLAAAPTLTAQGVQALCDGLLNAQQRESLRRLGQIDLALHRPGGERLRANVFQQRAGMSLALRRIAGQAPSLAELAAPAIVPALLRRDDGLLLVTGATGSGKSTTLAAMIDEINRHQPRHILTLEDPIEFLHRSRRSLIQQREIGRDSHSFDAALRAALREDPDVILLGELRDVATIRLALTAAETGHLVLATLHTRSAPQAVERLVDVFPAEEKPYVRAQLAGSLQAVIAQKLMRRPGGGRVAIFEVLTATAAVSNLIREGKTHQLASVLQTGAQSGMQTFEQGLQQRIDAGVLGDCVGEGVGS, encoded by the coding sequence ATGGATATCGATGAATTCGTGGCCCTTAGTGTAAAGCATAATGCTTCCGATCTGCACCTTTGTGCCGGTCATCCGCCGATGTTGCGCATCGACGGTGAACTGCAGCCGCTGGCGGCGGCGCCAACGCTGACGGCGCAAGGCGTGCAGGCCCTCTGCGACGGATTGCTGAATGCGCAGCAGCGCGAGAGCCTGCGGCGGCTGGGGCAGATCGATCTGGCGCTGCACAGGCCGGGTGGGGAGCGGCTGCGAGCCAACGTTTTTCAGCAACGCGCGGGGATGTCTCTCGCATTGCGGCGCATCGCCGGGCAGGCGCCTTCGCTTGCCGAGCTGGCGGCCCCGGCCATCGTCCCGGCACTGCTGCGGCGCGACGACGGGCTTCTCCTGGTCACCGGCGCCACCGGCAGCGGCAAGTCCACCACGCTGGCGGCGATGATTGACGAGATCAACCGGCACCAGCCGCGGCACATTTTAACGCTGGAGGATCCGATCGAATTCTTGCACCGCAGCCGGCGATCGCTGATTCAGCAGCGGGAGATCGGCCGCGACAGTCACAGCTTCGATGCGGCGTTGCGCGCTGCGCTGCGCGAAGATCCGGATGTGATCCTGCTGGGCGAGCTGCGCGATGTCGCCACCATTCGGCTGGCGCTCACCGCGGCGGAGACCGGCCATCTGGTGCTGGCGACGCTGCACACCCGCAGCGCGCCGCAGGCGGTGGAACGGCTGGTGGACGTGTTTCCGGCGGAAGAAAAACCCTATGTGCGCGCCCAGCTGGCCGGCAGCCTGCAGGCGGTGATCGCGCAAAAGCTGATGCGGCGGCCCGGCGGCGGGCGAGTGGCGATCTTTGAGGTGCTGACGGCGACGGCGGCGGTCAGCAACCTGATCCGCGAAGGGAAAACCCATCAGTTGGCGAGCGTGTTGCAAACCGGCGCGCAGTCCGGCATGCAAACCTTTGAACAAGGTTTGCAGCAGCGGATCGACGCCGGCGTGTTGGGGGATTGTGTTGGCGAAGGGGTGGGGAGTTAA
- a CDS encoding YggS family pyridoxal phosphate-dependent enzyme has product MSTIQQNLQDVRNRIAAAAQNCARAPEEVALLAVSKTKPVAAIEEAIAAGQRAFGENYVQEGVDKIRHFAESPQSGELVWHFIGPLQSNKSRLVAEHFAWCHTVDRLRIAQRLSDQRPAGMPPLNVLIQINISDEQSKSGIALAELPALAEAIAALPNLTLRGLMAIPAPEADYQRQLAVFSRMNDAFLALRQRYPQADTLSMGMTDDMAAAIAAGSTLVRIGTAIFGARDYSQA; this is encoded by the coding sequence ATGAGCACTATCCAACAGAACCTGCAGGATGTCAGAAACCGCATCGCGGCCGCCGCGCAAAACTGCGCGCGGGCGCCAGAAGAAGTTGCCCTGCTTGCAGTCAGCAAAACCAAACCTGTGGCGGCGATCGAAGAAGCCATCGCCGCCGGCCAGCGCGCCTTCGGCGAGAACTACGTGCAGGAAGGGGTAGACAAGATCCGGCATTTCGCCGAGTCGCCGCAGAGCGGCGAGTTGGTGTGGCACTTTATCGGCCCGCTGCAATCCAATAAGAGTCGGCTGGTGGCGGAACACTTCGCCTGGTGCCATACCGTAGATCGGCTGCGCATCGCCCAGCGCCTGAGCGATCAGCGCCCGGCCGGTATGCCGCCGCTCAACGTGCTGATTCAAATCAACATCAGCGATGAGCAGAGTAAATCCGGCATCGCGCTGGCCGAGCTGCCGGCGTTGGCCGAAGCGATCGCCGCGCTGCCGAACCTGACGCTGCGCGGCCTGATGGCCATCCCGGCGCCGGAAGCGGATTACCAGCGGCAGCTGGCGGTATTCAGCCGGATGAACGATGCCTTTCTCGCCCTGCGCCAGCGTTATCCGCAGGCCGATACGCTGTCGATGGGCATGACGGACGACATGGCGGCGGCGATCGCCGCTGGCAGCACCCTGGTGCGCATCGGCACCGCAATTTTTGGCGCCCGCGACTACTCGCAGGCCTGA
- the proC gene encoding pyrroline-5-carboxylate reductase, producing MQHRKITFIGAGNMARAIIAGLVAGGYPAKSISVCAPSAKNRDALAADYGIVSSGDNVACARAADVVVLAVKPQLMADVCQPLREQVDFRGKLVLSIAAGIQVSRFYQLLGDKLNIVRIMPNTPSLVGKGMSGLYAPEQVSWQDRDYTGDLMASVGKVCWVDDENGINGVIAAAGSAPAYFFLFMEAMQKEAERMGFDSQTARDLVQQAASGAAALVEANPDTPLGTLREQVTSKGGTTAEALRVFNERQLPETVAQAMQAAVSRAQEMEKLF from the coding sequence ATGCAACATCGCAAGATTACCTTTATCGGCGCCGGCAACATGGCGCGTGCAATCATCGCCGGCCTGGTGGCGGGCGGCTATCCAGCCAAATCCATCAGCGTCTGCGCCCCTTCGGCGAAAAACCGTGACGCGCTGGCGGCGGACTACGGCATCGTCAGCAGCGGCGACAACGTCGCCTGCGCGCGCGCGGCCGACGTGGTGGTGCTGGCGGTCAAACCGCAGCTGATGGCCGACGTTTGCCAGCCGCTGCGCGAGCAGGTCGATTTCAGAGGCAAGCTGGTGCTGTCGATCGCCGCCGGTATTCAGGTCAGCCGTTTCTATCAGCTGCTCGGCGACAAGCTGAACATCGTGCGCATCATGCCCAACACCCCGTCGCTGGTCGGCAAGGGCATGAGCGGGCTGTACGCACCGGAGCAGGTCAGCTGGCAGGATCGCGACTACACCGGCGATTTAATGGCGTCGGTCGGTAAAGTTTGCTGGGTCGATGACGAAAATGGCATCAACGGCGTGATCGCCGCCGCGGGCAGCGCCCCGGCCTATTTCTTCCTGTTTATGGAGGCGATGCAAAAAGAGGCCGAACGCATGGGCTTCGACAGCCAGACCGCGCGCGATCTGGTGCAGCAGGCCGCTTCCGGCGCCGCCGCGCTGGTGGAAGCCAACCCGGATACGCCGCTGGGCACGCTGCGCGAGCAGGTGACCTCCAAAGGCGGCACCACCGCCGAAGCGCTGCGGGTGTTCAACGAACGCCAACTGCCGGAAACCGTGGCGCAAGCGATGCAGGCCGCCGTTTCCCGTGCGCAAGAGATGGAAAAATTATTTTAA
- a CDS encoding YggT family protein, translating into MLTLTFLVKTVVDLYVMVLLLRIWMQWARTDFYNPFSQFVVKITQPVVGPLRRILPSLGPIDSASLLLAFLLMTIKYPLLLLIQDGAISLSPYNLLFGLISLVKSVGYLIFWVMIIRALMSWVSQGRSPIDYVMYQLTEPLMAPIRRIIPAMGGIDFSAMVVILILYLLNYLGMDLFPQLWFLL; encoded by the coding sequence ATGCTAACGCTGACTTTCCTGGTCAAGACCGTTGTTGATCTGTACGTGATGGTGCTGTTGCTGCGCATTTGGATGCAGTGGGCGCGCACCGATTTTTACAACCCGTTCTCGCAGTTTGTGGTGAAGATCACCCAACCCGTGGTCGGCCCGCTGCGCCGCATCCTCCCGTCGCTGGGGCCTATCGACAGCGCTTCGCTGCTGCTGGCGTTCCTGCTGATGACTATCAAGTACCCGTTGCTGCTGCTGATCCAGGACGGCGCGATCTCGCTCAGTCCCTATAACCTGCTGTTCGGCCTGATCTCGCTGGTGAAGTCCGTCGGCTACCTGATCTTCTGGGTAATGATCATTCGTGCGCTGATGAGCTGGGTAAGCCAGGGCCGCAGCCCGATCGACTACGTGATGTACCAGCTGACCGAACCCTTGATGGCGCCGATCCGTCGCATCATCCCGGCGATGGGCGGCATCGACTTTTCCGCCATGGTGGTAATCCTGATCCTCTATCTGCTCAACTACCTGGGCATGGATCTGTTCCCCCAACTTTGGTTCCTGCTGTGA
- the yggU gene encoding DUF167 family protein YggU — protein sequence MSAVTPVLDGLAIRLYIQPKASRDQIIGLHGDELKVAITAPPVDGQANAHLIKFIAKQFKVAKSSVTIEKGELGRHKQLRIVNPQQIPAVVAALIE from the coding sequence GTGAGTGCAGTCACTCCGGTGCTGGACGGGCTGGCGATCAGGCTATATATTCAGCCGAAAGCCAGCCGCGACCAAATTATCGGCTTACATGGCGACGAACTGAAAGTCGCCATCACCGCCCCGCCGGTCGACGGCCAAGCCAACGCCCATTTGATCAAGTTTATCGCCAAGCAGTTCAAAGTGGCGAAAAGCAGCGTCACCATCGAGAAAGGCGAACTGGGGCGGCATAAACAGTTACGCATCGTGAATCCGCAACAGATCCCCGCCGTGGTCGCGGCGCTCATCGAATAA
- a CDS encoding XTP/dITP diphosphatase: protein MQKVVLATGNPGKVRELADLLADFGLDVVAQTDLGVESAEETGLTFIENAILKARHAAQVTGLPAIADDSGLAVDALGGAPGIYSARYAGEDADDRQNLDKLLAALKDVAPGRRGAQFHCVLVYLRHAEDPTPLVFHGSWAGEITEQAAGEGGFGYDPVFYVPELGRTAAELSRDEKRAISHRGKALTLMLEAMRNA, encoded by the coding sequence ATGCAAAAAGTCGTTCTTGCCACCGGTAACCCGGGCAAAGTGCGCGAACTTGCCGACCTGTTGGCCGATTTCGGCCTGGACGTGGTCGCGCAAACCGATCTGGGCGTGGAATCCGCCGAAGAAACCGGGCTGACGTTTATCGAAAACGCCATTCTGAAAGCGCGCCATGCGGCACAGGTCACCGGCCTGCCGGCGATCGCCGACGACTCCGGCCTGGCGGTCGACGCGCTGGGCGGCGCGCCGGGCATCTACTCCGCACGCTATGCCGGTGAAGATGCCGACGATCGGCAGAACCTCGATAAGCTGCTGGCGGCGCTGAAAGACGTAGCGCCGGGCCGGCGCGGCGCGCAATTCCACTGCGTGCTGGTCTATCTGCGCCATGCAGAAGATCCGACGCCGCTGGTGTTCCACGGCAGCTGGGCCGGTGAGATCACCGAGCAGGCCGCCGGCGAAGGCGGCTTCGGTTACGATCCTGTCTTCTACGTGCCGGAGCTGGGCCGCACCGCCGCCGAGCTGAGCCGCGACGAGAAGCGGGCGATTTCGCACCGCGGCAAGGCGCTGACGCTGATGTTGGAAGCCATGCGCAATGCTTAA
- the hemW gene encoding radical SAM family heme chaperone HemW yields the protein MLKLPPLSLYIHIPWCVQKCPYCDFNSHALKGDVPHQEYVDHLLADLDADLPLAGGREISTIFIGGGTPSLLSAEAMQALLDGVRARIRVADDAEITMEANPGTVEADRFSGYQRAGVNRISIGVQSFSAEKLTRLGRIHGPEEAKRAATLATGLGLRSFNLDLMHGLPDQSLEEALDDLRQAIALNPPHLSWYQLTIEPNTLFSSRPPVLPDDDALWDIFERGHQLLSAAGYQQYETSAYAKPGYQCQHNLNYWRFGDYLGIGCGAHGKVTFSDGRILRTAKTKHPRGFMRGDYMDKQHEVAAADRPFEFFMNRFRLLEAAPRADFVNYTGLAESVIRPQLDEALAKGYLEETAEHWQITEKGKLFLNSLLELFLADDE from the coding sequence ATGCTTAAGCTGCCCCCGCTGAGTCTCTACATTCACATCCCGTGGTGCGTGCAGAAATGCCCGTACTGCGACTTCAACTCCCATGCGCTGAAGGGTGACGTGCCGCATCAGGAGTATGTCGATCATCTGTTGGCGGATCTGGATGCCGATCTGCCGCTGGCCGGCGGCCGGGAGATAAGCACCATCTTCATCGGCGGCGGCACCCCCAGCCTGCTGAGCGCAGAGGCGATGCAAGCCTTGCTGGACGGCGTGCGGGCGCGCATTCGCGTCGCCGACGACGCCGAAATCACCATGGAGGCCAATCCCGGCACCGTGGAGGCCGATCGCTTCAGCGGCTACCAGCGCGCCGGCGTCAACCGCATCTCCATCGGGGTGCAAAGCTTCAGCGCCGAGAAGCTGACCCGCTTAGGGCGCATCCACGGCCCGGAAGAGGCCAAGCGCGCGGCAACGCTGGCGACCGGCCTCGGCCTGCGCAGCTTCAACCTCGATCTGATGCACGGCCTGCCGGATCAGTCGCTGGAAGAGGCGCTGGACGATCTGCGCCAGGCTATCGCCCTGAACCCGCCGCACCTGTCGTGGTATCAGCTGACCATCGAGCCGAACACCCTGTTCAGCTCGCGCCCGCCGGTTTTGCCGGACGACGACGCGCTGTGGGACATCTTCGAGCGCGGCCACCAGCTGCTGAGCGCCGCCGGCTATCAGCAGTATGAAACCTCGGCCTATGCCAAACCGGGCTACCAATGCCAGCACAACCTCAACTACTGGCGCTTCGGCGACTATCTGGGGATCGGCTGCGGCGCGCACGGCAAGGTGACCTTCAGCGACGGGCGCATCCTGCGCACCGCCAAGACCAAGCACCCGCGCGGCTTTATGCGCGGCGACTACATGGACAAGCAGCATGAGGTGGCGGCGGCGGATCGGCCGTTCGAATTCTTCATGAACCGCTTCCGCCTGCTGGAAGCTGCGCCGCGCGCCGACTTCGTCAACTACACCGGGCTAGCGGAAAGCGTCATTCGCCCGCAGCTGGACGAAGCGCTGGCCAAAGGCTATCTGGAAGAAACCGCGGAGCACTGGCAAATCACCGAGAAGGGCAAACTGTTCCTCAACTCGCTGCTGGAACTGTTCCTGGCGGACGACGAGTAA
- a CDS encoding DUF29 domain-containing protein gives MSHTRYETDVVAWANEQAALLRSGKLSEIDIEKIAEEIEDVGKSEQRELASRMTVLIAHLLKWKYQPARRGTSWERTIKAQRKEVLYSLKESPSLKGKLSDADWLDVVWSKAVALATAETGLDVYPENGIWETQQILSQTFYPD, from the coding sequence ATGAGCCATACACGTTACGAAACCGATGTTGTTGCCTGGGCAAATGAACAGGCCGCTCTTTTGCGCTCCGGAAAATTGTCTGAGATCGATATTGAAAAGATCGCCGAGGAGATTGAGGACGTGGGGAAGAGCGAGCAAAGGGAACTTGCTAGCCGGATGACGGTGCTGATTGCACATTTGCTTAAATGGAAATATCAGCCGGCCAGGCGCGGAACCAGCTGGGAGAGAACGATTAAAGCGCAGCGCAAAGAGGTGCTTTACAGCTTGAAAGAGTCGCCCAGCCTAAAAGGTAAACTGAGCGATGCTGATTGGCTGGATGTCGTCTGGTCGAAGGCCGTTGCGCTCGCTACGGCCGAAACTGGGCTGGATGTATATCCGGAAAACGGCATCTGGGAAACTCAGCAGATTCTGTCTCAGACGTTTTACCCAGATTAA
- a CDS encoding DUF2884 domain-containing protein: protein MLKKTGLALLLLAAIAAQAHAEYQCSVKPQDDVIISPQSVQVKGASGDLQISPDGDVIRNGQALSLSDSQRQKAFSYQSALRKQLPWIDDGAQKHLEKARSALDKVIVKELGSNSNVRNRLTTLNGQLKQQMNRIIEHRSDGLTFHHKAIDQVEQDGRNIVQQSMGGVLQDSLNEMGVKQAANSGGNPLQAIMGNLGGLQKAIQNEWNNQEQDFQNFGRDVCNRVTALETQRKDLLKALK from the coding sequence ATGTTGAAGAAAACCGGGTTAGCCTTACTGCTGCTGGCGGCGATTGCCGCGCAGGCCCACGCCGAGTACCAATGCAGCGTTAAACCCCAGGACGATGTGATCATCAGCCCGCAGAGCGTGCAGGTGAAAGGCGCCAGCGGCGACCTGCAAATTTCGCCGGATGGTGACGTGATCCGCAACGGTCAGGCGCTGAGCCTGAGTGACAGCCAGCGGCAGAAAGCCTTCAGTTACCAGAGCGCGCTGCGCAAGCAGCTGCCGTGGATCGACGACGGCGCGCAGAAACACCTGGAGAAAGCCCGCTCGGCGCTGGATAAGGTGATCGTCAAAGAGCTGGGCAGCAACAGCAACGTGCGCAACCGGCTGACCACCCTCAACGGCCAGCTGAAACAGCAGATGAACCGCATCATCGAGCACCGCAGCGACGGCCTGACCTTCCACCACAAGGCGATTGACCAGGTGGAACAGGATGGCCGCAACATCGTGCAGCAGAGCATGGGCGGCGTGCTGCAGGACAGCCTGAACGAGATGGGCGTCAAACAGGCCGCCAACAGCGGCGGCAACCCGCTGCAGGCGATCATGGGCAACCTGGGCGGCTTGCAGAAGGCGATCCAGAACGAGTGGAACAACCAGGAGCAGGACTTCCAGAACTTCGGTCGCGACGTTTGCAACCGCGTCACCGCACTGGAAACCCAGCGCAAGGATCTGCTGAAGGCGTTGAAGTGA
- the glsB gene encoding glutaminase B gives MVTTLDNALLEEILQQVRPLIGQGKVADYIPALAEVPADRLAIAVCTVDGELFQAGDAAERFSIQSISKVLSLTLALTRYQEPEIWRRVGKEPSGLPFNSLLQLEMEQGKPRNPFINPGALVVCDMLQTRLSAPKQRMLEVVRQLAGEDDLAYDLRVARSEFEHSDRNAAIAYLMKSFGNFENDVITVLQTYFHYCALRMSCLELARSFVYLANHGRDLNGETVISPLQARQINALMMTSGMYDGAGEFAYRVGMPGKSGVGGGIVAIVPGELSIVVWSPELDASGNSLAGTAALELLSQRIGRSIF, from the coding sequence GTGGTAACAACATTGGATAACGCGTTGCTGGAGGAGATCCTGCAACAGGTGCGCCCGCTGATTGGTCAGGGGAAAGTGGCCGATTACATCCCGGCGTTGGCGGAAGTGCCCGCCGATCGGCTGGCGATCGCCGTCTGCACGGTGGACGGCGAACTGTTCCAGGCCGGCGACGCCGCGGAGCGCTTCTCCATTCAGTCGATCTCCAAAGTGCTGAGCCTGACGCTGGCGCTGACGCGCTATCAGGAGCCTGAGATCTGGCGGCGCGTCGGCAAAGAGCCTTCCGGCCTGCCGTTCAACTCGCTGCTACAGCTGGAGATGGAGCAGGGCAAACCGCGCAATCCGTTTATCAACCCCGGCGCGCTGGTGGTGTGCGACATGCTGCAAACCCGGCTCAGCGCCCCCAAACAGCGCATGCTGGAGGTGGTGCGCCAGCTGGCCGGCGAAGACGACCTGGCCTATGACCTGCGGGTGGCGCGCTCCGAGTTCGAACACTCCGATCGCAATGCGGCCATCGCCTATCTGATGAAGTCGTTCGGCAACTTCGAGAACGACGTGATCACCGTGCTGCAAACCTATTTCCACTACTGTGCGCTGCGCATGAGCTGCCTGGAGCTGGCGCGCAGCTTCGTCTATCTGGCCAATCACGGCCGCGATCTCAACGGCGAGACGGTGATCAGCCCGCTGCAGGCCCGGCAGATCAATGCCCTGATGATGACCAGCGGCATGTACGACGGCGCCGGCGAATTCGCCTATCGGGTGGGGATGCCGGGCAAGTCCGGCGTGGGCGGCGGCATCGTGGCCATTGTGCCGGGCGAGCTGTCGATCGTCGTCTGGTCGCCGGAGCTGGATGCTTCCGGCAACTCGCTGGCGGGAACTGCGGCGCTGGAACTGTTGTCTCAACGTATCGGTCGTTCGATTTTTTAA
- a CDS encoding YggL family protein, whose product MAKNRSRRLRKKLHIEEFQELGFSVAWRFAEGTSVEDIDSTLDTFIDEVIEPNGLAFDGSGYLQWEGLICLQKIGHCTDEQRELVKNWLEARKLTDVKVSDLFDIWWD is encoded by the coding sequence ATGGCTAAGAACCGCAGTCGTCGTTTACGTAAAAAGTTGCACATTGAAGAATTTCAGGAGCTGGGTTTCTCCGTAGCCTGGCGCTTCGCCGAAGGCACGTCGGTGGAAGACATCGACAGCACGCTGGATACCTTCATCGATGAAGTGATCGAGCCGAACGGCCTGGCGTTTGACGGCAGCGGCTACCTGCAGTGGGAAGGTCTGATCTGCCTGCAGAAGATCGGCCACTGCACCGACGAGCAGCGCGAGCTGGTGAAAAACTGGCTGGAAGCGCGCAAACTGACCGACGTTAAGGTCAGCGATCTGTTCGATATCTGGTGGGATTGA
- the trmB gene encoding tRNA (guanosine(46)-N7)-methyltransferase TrmB, translated as MINDVISPEFDENGRAMRRIRSFVRRQGRLTKGQQHALENYWPVMGVEYQADAVDLAALFGRDAPTVLEIGFGMGASLVTMAGNNPQQNFLGIEVHSPGVGACLADAHEAKLSNLRVMCHDAVEVLENMIPDGSLDMVQLFFPDPWHKARHNKRRIVQTPFVELVLRKLKTGGVFHMATDWQPYAEHMLEVMNGVAGYRNLSSDNDYVPRPDSRPLTKFELRGQRLGHGVWDLMFERKE; from the coding sequence ATGATTAATGACGTCATCTCCCCGGAATTTGATGAGAACGGCCGCGCGATGCGCCGTATCCGCAGTTTTGTCCGCCGCCAGGGGCGGCTGACCAAAGGCCAGCAGCACGCGCTGGAGAACTATTGGCCGGTGATGGGCGTGGAGTATCAGGCTGACGCTGTCGATCTCGCCGCGCTGTTCGGCCGCGACGCGCCGACGGTGCTGGAGATCGGTTTTGGCATGGGCGCCTCGCTGGTGACCATGGCGGGCAACAACCCGCAGCAGAACTTTTTAGGGATCGAAGTGCACTCGCCGGGCGTGGGCGCCTGCCTGGCCGACGCCCACGAGGCGAAGCTGAGCAACCTGCGCGTGATGTGCCACGACGCGGTTGAGGTGTTGGAAAACATGATCCCGGACGGCTCGCTGGATATGGTGCAGCTGTTCTTCCCCGATCCGTGGCACAAGGCGCGCCATAACAAGCGCCGCATCGTGCAAACGCCGTTTGTCGAACTGGTGCTGCGCAAGCTGAAGACCGGCGGCGTCTTCCACATGGCCACCGATTGGCAACCTTATGCGGAACATATGTTAGAGGTTATGAACGGGGTCGCAGGCTACCGTAATCTTTCCAGCGATAATGATTACGTGCCGCGTCCGGATTCGCGCCCACTGACGAAATTTGAATTACGCGGCCAGCGCCTGGGACATGGCGTTTGGGACTTGATGTTTGAGAGGAAAGAATAA